From Cricetulus griseus strain 17A/GY chromosome 1 unlocalized genomic scaffold, alternate assembly CriGri-PICRH-1.0 chr1_0, whole genome shotgun sequence, a single genomic window includes:
- the Rps10 gene encoding 40S ribosomal protein S10, whose translation MLMPKKNRIAIYELLFKEGVMVAKKDVHMPKHPELADKNVPNLHVMKAMQSLKSRGYVKEQFAWRHFYWYLTNEGIQYLRDYLHLPPEIVPATLRRSRPETGRPRPKGPEGERPARFTRGEADRDTYRRSAVPPGADKKAEAGAGSATEFQFRGGFGRGRGQPPQ comes from the exons ATGTTGATGCCCAAAAAGAACCGGATCGCCATCTATGAACTCCTGTTTAAGGAGGGGGTGATGGTGGCCAAGAAGGATGTCCACATGCCCAAACACCCCGAGCTGGCAGACAAGAACGTGCCCAACCTTCATGTCATGAAGGCGATGCAG TCGCTGAAGTCGCGAGGCTATGTGAAGGAGCAATTTGCATGGAGGCATTTTTACTGGTATCTCACCAACGAGGGCATCCAGTATCTACGGGATTACCTCCACTTACCTCCGGAGATCGTGCCTGCCACCCTGCGCCGTAGCCGTCCTGAAACTGGCAGGCCTCGGCCCAAAG GTCCAGAAGGTGAGCGACCTGCAAGATTCACAAGaggggaggcagacagagacacCTACAGGAGGAGTGCTGTGCCCC CTGGTGCCGacaagaaagctgaggcaggagctggcTCAGCCACAGAATTCCAGTTT AGAGGAGGCTTTGGTCGTGGACGTGGTCAGCCGCCCCAGTGA